The following proteins are encoded in a genomic region of Apis mellifera strain DH4 linkage group LG14, Amel_HAv3.1, whole genome shotgun sequence:
- the LOC727284 gene encoding transcription factor Sox-10 isoform X3: protein MAARLRRTEARESAPRLPKFFRDTIGPWYLLPPSKGSGDKRAAHVKRPMNAFMVWAQAARRILADQYPQLHNAELSKTLGKLWRLLSDNDKKPFIEEADRLRVIHKREHPDYKYQPRRRKQNGPSGREGSPSRSQSNVTFNVSRSLKQEDASPRPVQGPNSPQSGVSSSPPTTPNQGLSPPTPPTTPRGQHYANQFSRQGNQPQPSATMYHHHQELGIGSSTEPSSQHQHQHQHQHQHQPGVDFRYIEVGDGLPIEEGQLNGLGSLAGVGLNLPLNLQECEVESNELDQYLRPQVPPPVHVPAPTTTTTASSSSPWIFNRYDEEMERPSKRHCSEPQPIGETSWEDRAQADIVRYHELQPPLPPMQYISSSHNSHYSHTGTQMSHPHVSTSYAQYQRYVPGIETWPHYM, encoded by the exons GGGTTCCGGTGACAAAAGAGCAGCCCACGTGAAGAGACCGATGAACGCGTTTATGGTGTGGGCTCAAGCCGCGAGGAGAATACTCGCCGATCAATATCCTCAACTTCACAACGCGGAGCTGTCCAAGACTTTGGGCAAACTTTGGCG GTTGCTGTCGGACAACGACAAGAAGCCGTTCATCGAGGAGGCTGATCGGCTGCGCGTGATCCACAAACGCGAGCACCCGGACTACAAGTATCAACCCCGGCGGCGGAAGCAAAACGGGCCgtcggggagggaggggtcgCCGTCGAGGAGCCAGAGCAACGTGACTTTCAACGTGTCCAGGTCGTTGAAGCAGGAGGACGCGAGCCCGCGCCCGGTCCAGGGGCCCAACTCGCCCCAGAGCGGGGTCAGCTCGTCCCCCCCGACCACCCCTAACCAGGGACTCTCGCCACCGACCCCTCCCACTACGCCCCGCGGACAGCACTACGCGAATCAG TTTTCCCGGCAGGGGAATCAGCCGCAACCGAGCGCCACCATGTACCATCACCACCAAGAGTTGGGAATCGGTAGCTCGACCGAGCCGTCCTCCCAACACCAACACCAGCACCAACACCAGCATCAACACCAGCCGGGAGTCGATTTCAGGTACATCGAGGTCGGGGACGGTCTGCCGATCGAGGAGGGCCAATTGAACGGGCTCGGGTCGCTGGCAGGCGTCGGCCTCAATCTCCCGTTGAACCTTCAGGAGTGCGAGGTGGAGAGCAACGAGTTGGACCAGTATCTTCGCCCCCAAGTGCCCCCACCGGTCCACGTACCGGCgcctaccaccaccaccaccgcctcGTCCTCCTCCCCGTGGATATTCAACAG ATACGACGAGGAGATGGAGAGACCGAGCAAGCGGCACTGCTCGGAACCGCAGCCGATAGGCGAAACTTCTTGGGAGGATCGAGCACAGGCGGACATAGTCAGATATCACGAACTTcagccccccctccccccgatgCAATACATATCCTCCTCCCACAATTCGCACTATTCGCACACGGGCACGCAGATGAGCCATCCGCACGTGTCCACGTCGTACGCGCAGTACCAACGTTACGTACCTGGTATCGAAACTTGGCCTCATTACATGTAA